The Pseudomonas sp. TH06 genome has a window encoding:
- a CDS encoding beta-ketoacyl-[acyl-carrier-protein] synthase family protein, protein MTAYLNALGVISALGRDKAEVARNLFAGDCSGMRHESGWMTGRELPVAAVQGELAPIPLTLADQSSRNNQLLLEAALQIRDDIDRAIQTYGRERVGVVLGTSTSGIDEASRGLAHYILEQQFPAEYDYRQQELGAPANFLADWLQLSGPAYVISTACTSSARALMSAQRLLDLGLCDAVLCGGVDSLCKLTLNGFSSLEAVSDERCNPFSANRNGINIGEAAVLFVMSKQRGDGPAIALLGAGASSDAHHISAPEPNGRGALQAMQKALSRARLQAAQINYLNLHGTATQHNDAMESLAVATLFPDGVACSSTKPMTGHTLGAAGALEAAFCWLSLSDANPAHALPPHVWDGQADPDLPALKWVTANERLTSIAPRYLMSNSFAFGGNNVSLIIGDAP, encoded by the coding sequence ATGACCGCTTACCTGAATGCCCTCGGTGTGATCAGCGCCTTGGGCCGCGACAAAGCAGAAGTGGCGCGCAATCTGTTTGCCGGCGACTGCTCGGGCATGCGCCACGAGTCCGGCTGGATGACCGGTCGTGAGTTGCCGGTGGCCGCCGTCCAAGGTGAACTGGCGCCGATCCCGCTGACGCTGGCCGACCAGAGCAGCCGCAACAACCAACTGCTTCTGGAGGCTGCGCTGCAGATTCGCGACGACATCGACCGGGCAATCCAGACCTACGGCCGTGAGCGCGTCGGCGTGGTGCTTGGTACCAGCACTTCCGGCATCGACGAGGCCAGCCGTGGCCTGGCGCATTACATTCTTGAGCAGCAGTTCCCTGCCGAGTACGACTACCGGCAACAGGAACTCGGCGCACCCGCCAATTTCCTCGCCGACTGGCTGCAACTGAGCGGCCCGGCCTATGTGATTTCCACCGCGTGCACCTCCAGCGCACGGGCCTTGATGAGCGCGCAGCGTCTGCTCGATCTGGGATTGTGCGACGCGGTGCTGTGCGGCGGGGTCGACAGCTTGTGCAAGCTGACCCTCAATGGGTTCTCGTCGCTGGAAGCGGTATCGGATGAGCGTTGCAATCCGTTCTCGGCCAACCGCAATGGCATCAACATCGGCGAAGCGGCGGTGCTGTTCGTGATGAGCAAGCAGCGTGGCGACGGCCCGGCCATCGCTCTGCTCGGTGCCGGTGCCAGTTCCGATGCGCACCATATCTCGGCCCCGGAGCCGAACGGTCGCGGCGCGCTGCAAGCGATGCAAAAAGCCTTGAGCCGCGCCCGACTGCAAGCTGCGCAGATCAACTATCTGAACCTGCACGGCACCGCGACCCAGCACAACGACGCCATGGAAAGCCTCGCAGTCGCCACGCTGTTTCCGGACGGCGTGGCCTGCTCTTCGACCAAACCCATGACCGGCCACACTCTTGGCGCGGCCGGGGCACTGGAAGCGGCGTTCTGCTGGTTGAGCCTGAGCGATGCCAACCCGGCACACGCCTTGCCGCCGCACGTCTGGGATGGCCAGGCCGATCCCGATTTGCCGGCGCTGAAGTGGGTGACCGCGAACGAACGCCTGACGTCCATTGCTCCCCGCTACCTGATGAGCAACTCGTTTGCCTTCGGCGGCAACAACGTCAGCCTGATTATCGGAGACGCCCCATGA
- a CDS encoding hotdog family protein yields the protein MTDWPLAELLPHAGDMILIDRIASFDEEQIYTCLTVKPDGLFNLPDGSLPAWVGIELMAQSVAAFAGCHARLKGNPVELGFLLGTRKFECNVAAFPAGSELTIHGIRSLEDDNGMGVFECHINAPGIEATARLNVFRPPQAADYLVQKRESNDD from the coding sequence ATGACCGACTGGCCGCTCGCCGAACTGCTGCCCCACGCCGGCGACATGATCCTGATCGACAGGATCGCAAGCTTCGACGAAGAACAGATTTACACCTGCCTCACGGTCAAGCCCGACGGCCTGTTCAACCTGCCTGACGGCAGCCTGCCGGCATGGGTCGGCATCGAGTTGATGGCGCAGAGCGTCGCCGCGTTTGCCGGTTGCCACGCACGGCTGAAAGGCAATCCGGTGGAGCTGGGTTTCCTGCTCGGCACGCGTAAATTCGAGTGCAATGTTGCTGCGTTTCCGGCGGGCAGCGAGTTGACCATCCACGGCATCCGCTCGCTGGAAGACGACAACGGCATGGGCGTTTTCGAATGCCATATCAACGCCCCCGGCATCGAAGCGACTGCCCGGTTGAATGTGTTCCGGCCGCCTCAGGCGGCTGATTATCTTGTGCAAAAAAGGGAGTCGAACGATGACTGA
- the fabG gene encoding 3-oxoacyl-ACP reductase FabG, producing the protein MTESVLVTGSSRGIGRAIALRLAQAGYDIVVHCRSGVAEAQAVQAEIEALGRNARVLQFDVADREACKSILEADVETHGAYYGVVLNAGLTRDGAFPALSDDDWDVVLRTNLDGFYNVLHPVMMPMIRRRAAGRIVCITSVSGLIGNRGQVNYSASKAGVIGAAKALAIELGKRKITVNCVAPGLIDTAMLDENVPVEELMKMIPAQRMGTPEEVASAVNFLMSAEASYITRQVLAVNGGLC; encoded by the coding sequence ATGACTGAATCCGTACTGGTCACCGGCTCCAGCCGTGGCATCGGCCGCGCCATTGCCCTGCGTCTGGCGCAGGCCGGGTATGACATCGTCGTGCATTGCCGCAGCGGCGTAGCTGAAGCACAAGCGGTGCAGGCCGAAATCGAAGCACTGGGGCGCAACGCGCGCGTCCTGCAATTCGACGTGGCCGACCGCGAAGCCTGCAAAAGCATTCTCGAAGCCGATGTCGAAACCCACGGCGCCTATTACGGCGTGGTGCTCAATGCCGGCCTGACCCGCGACGGTGCGTTTCCAGCGCTGAGCGACGACGATTGGGACGTGGTGCTGCGCACCAACCTCGACGGTTTCTACAACGTCCTGCACCCGGTGATGATGCCGATGATCCGCCGCCGCGCCGCCGGTCGGATTGTTTGCATCACCTCGGTGTCCGGCCTGATCGGCAACCGTGGCCAGGTCAACTACAGCGCCTCGAAAGCCGGCGTGATCGGCGCCGCGAAGGCGTTGGCGATCGAACTGGGCAAGCGCAAAATCACGGTTAACTGCGTCGCGCCGGGCCTGATCGACACGGCGATGCTCGACGAAAACGTGCCGGTGGAAGAACTGATGAAGATGATCCCCGCGCAACGCATGGGCACCCCTGAAGAGGTGGCCAGTGCGGTGAATTTCCTGATGTCGGCGGAAGCCTCGTACATCACCCGCCAGGTCCTGGCGGTCAACGGAGGCTTGTGCTGA